The Methanobacterium sp. sequence ACAAATATCAATAACACCAAAACATCAACTGTAACTGCTGATTTCAATCACATTAACGGCTGTGGTGAACTAACTGGCGGGCATATCCCTGATGGACCTATTACTTTGAGTGTACCTTGGGGAAGCTTAATTTCTACATTAGGTGCGTACACGCCCCCCGCAATTTACCCTGTTATTCAAGCTTCCAATTCTGGAATAACTCATTCAATCACATTAAACACTGTAAATGGGCTTGTTACTGCTACATTCTATGCTAACGAAGGAACCGTAAATCCGCTATTCAATCCAGTAAAAGTCACAGCAGCTGCTGATAATTACACTACAAACAACACAGAATCTGCTTATATCATCATCAACAAAGCGTCAGACCTATATATCAAAATAACAAGCAATAAAAACAACCCCAAAATAGGCAAAACATTCACATTAACCTACAAGCTCGGAAACAAAGGGCCAGATGAGGCAACAAATGTTACAATAACAATACCACTACCAGAAGGCTTTGAAATATCACAAATCACTGGTGATGGAAACTGGGCTTACAATGCAGACACTAACACGATAACATGGACTTTAACAAATGTTCCAGTAGGAGACCCGTACCTGCATATTTCAGGTTATGTAAACAATCCCGGAACATATGTATTTAGCTCATCAATCTCTTCAGAGACTTACAATATCAACAGCCAAGGTGTAACACCGATTACAATCAATGCAGTCAGTGAAGTAAAAGCAGTAAGTAAAACAATACCACTACAAAAAACAGGGTTACCATTATCTGGATTAATACTTACAATTCTAACAGTGTTTGGTGGCTTAGTAACTTCAAAAAGGGAATAATTCAATTTCTTTTTTTCTTTATTTTTTATAAAGTATAACGACCATATGGCTAAAGATAGTCAATTTTAACGAATTAAGGCGGATAAAAACCATCCCTCTCTTTTTTATATTCCAACCATGCAAATAACATATGGTCATCAATCATATACTTTTTGCCAGAATGAGACAGTATGCCCTTATTTTTTATTATATTCACATATTTTGCAAGTGTCTTATTGGAAAAGTCAACTTTAGACAGCAAATCACTCCAGTTTAATGGCCCGTTTTCAATAAGGGTTGTAATGATATCTTTTTCTTTACCTGAAAGTGTGGCCCATACTGCAGTCCACATAATGGCGATCTGCTCAATTTTTTCATAGAATGTCTGGATAACCAGTTCATCATCATATTCTACATCTCCAGACATGGTATTACAGAAGCTGTTTATATATGCTGGGTATCCCCTTGTGCATTTATAAAATCGGTTTAAACCACTTTCAGTGAATTTTAACTCTGATACTCTCTCTTTTAAATAGCCTTCAGATTCTTCCCTTGTAAATGGGTCAACAGTATACTGAGTCATTCTACCTCCGAAAGCCCCTTTTATACCATTTATTTTATCTACAATATCGCTGGACGCGGATGTTGACCCTGTGAAGATATAACTTACATTATCCTGTTCCTGAGTGTAACTCCTAAACAACCAGAAAAATGCTTCTGGAGATTCCAATTCGCCGATAAGTTGGAATTCATCTATTACTATTACAAAACCATTTATTTTTCCATTTGAAAGCTCAACCACTCTTTGGGGGAATTCCATTACAAATTTACTGAGTTTTTCATAGTTATCCTTAATATCAGGAATTGCTATCCCCATAGCTGTCCCTGCTTCTTTAAAATCAAATTTCTTTTGCCAGATTTTCATTATAAGATCCTTAACTATATCATATGATCTTGTCAAATCATCCATATCTTCTCGTAGTGACTCATTCATTTCTTCTAAAAGGCTGTTCATTATTAATTCTTCTGTTATCCTGCCTTTTTGAATACCGAATATTTTAGACATGTCTATATATGCTGTGAGAATATTATCAGGTAATTCTGCTAACAGTTTCTTCAATAAAAATGATTTACCAACACCCCTATATCCCGTAACTAACATTTGATTAGCTACATCATGATTAAGTGTATTTAAAAAGGATTTGAGTGTTATTAAGTCTTTTTCACGGTTGTAAAAATATTTATCCAAATCAGTCGGAATTCCTAATGGTAAAATTGGCATATAATCCCCCATTTAGTTACATCAGTGTATTTCATTTCACCTGAATTTTTAGTTTACTTAATTACACTAATGAATTTACGTATACTACCATTTAAAATTTACCTGATTACACAAATGTATTTCATTTCACCTGAATTTTTAGTTTACTTAAATACACTAAAAAACCTGCACATTTCTACTGCTGCTAAAATTCAGCGAACATGTGGCTAAATATAGTTAAGTTTAACGAAATACGCTCAACTCAGTCATAGTTTAATATAAAAGGTAATGTTTTTATTCTTATTCGACAAAGACTAATTTAACTATCGATGTTTAATGTAACTCATTTAATCACGAGAAAAACAGGAGAATAAAAATGTTTATAGCACCAAATTGGTTAGAAGGACTATTAATACAGGCAGGTATATACATAGGAATCCCGTTACTTATCGCTGTAATTTTAGGGCTGGTAAGATGGAAAAAATTGAAGAATAAACCACATCACAAGGCATATCCTGATGAACCATATTACGAAGAACCATATTACAATGAATCAAAGAAGTTATCAATAGCCCTAACGTTTGCTTTAGCTTTTATGGTATCAGCCATAGTAATGTACCCACTTGGCAGTGTATACTGGTGGAGTGCATATGAAGTGCCGTCTGTACAGGAAAAAATAATTACAGTTCAAGGATGGGAACCTAAGGCAGGAATGGTCTCCGGTGACTATGGGGGGATGGTTATAAGTAATGCAGATCAATTAATGCTTGTTGCAAAGGACGGTGAAGGGTTCTTTAATAATGAAAACTTCCTGTTCCAAAAATTCAATACGAGGGATATTTTTAACCAGCTGAAAGTTGGGGGGACCTATAAAATCAAGTATTATGGATGGAGAAATGGATATAACAGCGGATTCCCAAATATACTAAGTGTTGAGCAGGTTATAAACGAAACAAATACAACAAACAATGATTATAATAAATACTTCGGTACAAAATTTGCATACTAATAGGGGTTTGCAATCCCTTTTATTTTTAAATTAGTCCGTTGTAGTGCTTTAGTTGGATTTTAAAACATTAAGTAAAGATTACATGGGATATTAGAAAACACATTGCTTTTTGAAGAATTTAAAATTATTATTTTCATTTAAAAATGATTTAGAATTATGTGAAATTGATTATAATGATTTTAGAGGTTCACTAAATTAATATAATCCTTTTTAGATGCTATTTACAAGTTTAGGCGTTTTTTTATACCTTAACTAATTCTGAACAAGTGTGAATTAGTGCCGAACTTTTTACAGATTGTACTGCAAATTTATGTCTTATTTAGAAAAACCTTGTTATAACATAATATAACAACTTTAGGGTTAAAACAAGCCGATTTATTGCCCCCGAGGAGCTAAAAAATAAAAAGGTGAACACTGTTACACTAAGTTGTGTTAATAATAGTACAATCCAGATCATATCTTATTTTTTTCATGTTTTTTATTAAGTATTAATAACTTTTTGTTCTATTTCCATAATCTTTTTATACATATGTGCCAAACAGTCAAAAAAGTAGAATTAATCTTTAAAATGAAAGACGTAAGTACTAGAAACAATTAAATGCTTTTTAAAGATTATTGAATGCTAATTGTTTCTTAGAAATTATGGACGACTTAAAGTATTTAGTGTGAAATTGGATTTTAAAAATCTGCGGCGGTTTTAAGTTAAAAGTACATATGCGGATTTAATAACAACTCTAAATAAAAAAAAATAACTTGTATACAAAAATCAGGCGGTTTAAATGCAAAAAAAATATGTTGGAATAATATTAGGGCTCTTATCTTTTGTTATTTTAACTTCAGGATGCATATATCTTGATAATTTTACAGCCCCAAATAAAAATTATGGTGTTAATGATACAAGCTATAATACAGTTGCTAACGTATCCACAAAGACCTTTTCTGCTTATGGGGTTAGTTTTAAGTATCCTTACAACTGGAAGGTAGATACTGGTAAGAATCCGGATGGAAGCGATATGATCTCTGCCTATGAAGAGGTTGCATTTAAAGCCACAGCGTTTAATATCCAAATAATGAACGATACAGATATATCAGAGCAAACAGTAATCGCGGGAATGCAAAAAAGCATAATTCCTGGAGGAAATAAAACTGCAAGTTATACAATTACACTGGACAACACAACCGCTTATGAAGACGTATATGTTGTAGATAACCCCAATTTTAGTAAGTTAATGAGATTTACACTGATTTATTTTGTAAAAGACGGTAAATCATATCTAATTACACTCCAAGCTTCAGATAAAAACTTTGATAAAGAAAAAGCCAAATTTGGCATTATTCTCAATAGTTTGAAGGTTCAATAAGTTTAATAGGATACAACTCATTTA is a genomic window containing:
- a CDS encoding PsbP-related protein, with amino-acid sequence MQKKYVGIILGLLSFVILTSGCIYLDNFTAPNKNYGVNDTSYNTVANVSTKTFSAYGVSFKYPYNWKVDTGKNPDGSDMISAYEEVAFKATAFNIQIMNDTDISEQTVIAGMQKSIIPGGNKTASYTITLDNTTAYEDVYVVDNPNFSKLMRFTLIYFVKDGKSYLITLQASDKNFDKEKAKFGIILNSLKVQ
- a CDS encoding ATP-binding protein → MPILPLGIPTDLDKYFYNREKDLITLKSFLNTLNHDVANQMLVTGYRGVGKSFLLKKLLAELPDNILTAYIDMSKIFGIQKGRITEELIMNSLLEEMNESLREDMDDLTRSYDIVKDLIMKIWQKKFDFKEAGTAMGIAIPDIKDNYEKLSKFVMEFPQRVVELSNGKINGFVIVIDEFQLIGELESPEAFFWLFRSYTQEQDNVSYIFTGSTSASSDIVDKINGIKGAFGGRMTQYTVDPFTREESEGYLKERVSELKFTESGLNRFYKCTRGYPAYINSFCNTMSGDVEYDDELVIQTFYEKIEQIAIMWTAVWATLSGKEKDIITTLIENGPLNWSDLLSKVDFSNKTLAKYVNIIKNKGILSHSGKKYMIDDHMLFAWLEYKKERDGFYPP